The following coding sequences lie in one Frondihabitans peucedani genomic window:
- a CDS encoding FAD-binding oxidoreductase yields the protein MTDLKPKTTAGAVDGPDVKHMKWWGWGVEGTAFHHEDKPAFAPFVKKMVGVDLGSDAITAAPAFDELDIPASRLSSEVASSLSLVVGEGNVVTGDLERVVHTYGKSIRDLIRIRGNIFPRVPDAVVYPATESEVAKIVAAAVEYDLVLIPFGGGSNIVGSLEPMPDEERMVVSLDMGRLDRVLDIDEDGRVARIQAGAQGPDIEEQLNAKGWTMGHFPDSFTHSTLGGWVATRSSGMQSDKFGDIADMTKGLRMVRPDGVVVIRAVPSASTGPSLREMILGSEGRLGVITEVTVQVHRIPEQREILAYLFPTWEAGLAAMQAIAESDANPSVTRVSNEIETEMSFATSKESKGVSALVMQGLQRFLKVKGWDLTKMCLSFIGYEGSEEHVSINQKLVAKIVKKHGGIGVGKGPGVLYDQKKFDTPYLRDFFLDHGGAADVSETSAPWSKLLPLYTEVYAAANRAFEKVGVQGLIMAHLSHSYHSGACLYFTFAFEHGDNALEQYDVVKKAIQDAFIQEGGTVSHHHGVGLEHAPWLGQDVSLPGLALMQGLLDSADPKRNFNPGKVTGK from the coding sequence GTGACCGATCTGAAGCCGAAGACGACCGCAGGGGCGGTCGACGGTCCCGACGTCAAGCACATGAAGTGGTGGGGCTGGGGTGTCGAGGGCACGGCCTTCCACCACGAGGACAAGCCCGCGTTCGCACCGTTCGTGAAGAAGATGGTCGGCGTCGACCTCGGATCCGACGCGATCACCGCCGCACCCGCCTTCGACGAGCTCGACATCCCGGCCTCGCGCCTCAGCTCCGAGGTCGCGTCGTCGCTGTCGCTCGTCGTCGGCGAGGGCAACGTCGTCACCGGCGACCTCGAGCGGGTCGTGCACACCTACGGCAAGAGCATCCGCGACCTCATCCGCATCCGCGGCAACATCTTCCCGCGCGTGCCCGACGCCGTCGTCTACCCGGCCACCGAGTCCGAGGTCGCCAAGATCGTCGCGGCCGCCGTCGAGTACGACCTCGTGCTGATCCCGTTCGGCGGCGGCAGCAACATCGTCGGCTCGCTCGAGCCCATGCCCGACGAGGAGCGCATGGTCGTCTCGCTCGACATGGGCCGCCTCGACCGCGTGCTCGACATCGACGAGGACGGCCGCGTCGCCCGGATCCAGGCCGGTGCGCAGGGTCCTGACATCGAGGAGCAGCTCAACGCCAAGGGCTGGACCATGGGGCACTTCCCCGACAGCTTCACGCACTCCACTCTCGGCGGCTGGGTCGCCACCCGCTCGTCGGGCATGCAGTCCGACAAGTTCGGCGACATCGCCGATATGACCAAGGGCCTCCGGATGGTGCGCCCCGACGGCGTCGTCGTCATCCGCGCCGTGCCGTCGGCCTCGACCGGACCGTCGCTCCGCGAGATGATCCTCGGCTCCGAGGGCCGCCTCGGCGTCATCACCGAGGTCACCGTGCAGGTGCACCGGATCCCCGAGCAGCGCGAGATCCTCGCCTACCTCTTCCCCACCTGGGAGGCCGGCCTCGCCGCCATGCAGGCGATCGCGGAGAGCGACGCCAACCCCTCGGTGACGCGCGTCTCGAACGAGATCGAGACCGAGATGTCGTTCGCGACGTCGAAGGAGAGCAAGGGCGTCTCGGCGCTCGTCATGCAGGGGCTCCAGCGCTTCCTGAAGGTGAAGGGCTGGGACCTCACCAAGATGTGCCTGTCGTTCATCGGCTACGAGGGCTCCGAGGAGCACGTCTCCATCAACCAGAAGCTCGTCGCCAAGATCGTCAAGAAGCACGGCGGGATCGGCGTCGGCAAGGGTCCGGGTGTTCTCTACGACCAGAAGAAATTCGACACGCCCTACCTTCGCGACTTCTTCCTCGACCACGGCGGCGCGGCCGACGTCTCGGAGACGTCCGCGCCCTGGTCGAAGCTGCTGCCGCTCTACACCGAGGTCTACGCCGCGGCCAACCGCGCCTTCGAGAAGGTCGGCGTGCAGGGCCTGATCATGGCGCACCTGTCGCACTCGTACCACTCGGGCGCCTGCCTCTACTTCACCTTCGCGTTCGAGCACGGCGACAACGCCCTCGAGCAGTACGACGTGGTGAAGAAGGCCATCCAGGATGCGTTCATCCAGGAGGGCGGGACCGTCTCGCACCACCACGGGGTCGGTCTCGAGCACGCACCGTGGCTCGGGCAGGATGTCTCGCTGCCGGGCCTCGCCCTCATGCAGGGGCTCCTCGACTCCGCCGACCCGAAGCGCAACTTCAACCCGGGCAAGGTCACCGGCAAGTAG